From Blattabacterium cuenoti, the proteins below share one genomic window:
- a CDS encoding ATP-dependent Clp protease ATP-binding subunit: MNFNKLTIKTKEIIQEAQNIAINNNQTLIENSHILKAILYKKENIISFFLKRLNIDRQIVINAIDRLISCYPRVISGKIQSQQHLSHQVIKMLNIAKNYAKKIRDEFISIEHIFYGIFMTDDQISQLLKYQGITENKIKNLIEDIRKKNGNIILQTEENNVYNSLEKYAKNLNEWALNGKLDPVIGRDEEIRRVLQILSRRTKNNPILIGEAGVGKTAIAEGLAHRIINRDIPDNLKKKKIFSLDMASLIAGAKYKGEFEERLKSVVKEVSSSDGEIILFIDEIHTLVGAGRVEGSMDAANILKPALARGELRAIGATTLNEYQKYFRVDKALERRFQQVYVDEPSICDAISILRGIKEKYESYHKVRIKDESIIASVELSNRYINERFLPDKAIDLIDEAASKLRIEIDSEPEELDVLHRKIMQKEIQIEAIKRENDEKKLILLKEELSKLNEERNLLQLQWKKEKDLVDGIQKSKEKIENFKFEAEQAERSGNYGKVAELRYGKIKEEENKVKFYEIELKKQENEGKKMIQEEVSKEDIALVISKWTGIPITKMLQSEREKLLFLEKELHKRIIGQNEAIESVSNAIRRSRTGLQDEKKPIGSFLFMGSTGVGKTELAKTLAEYLFDDENHIVRIDMSEFQERHSISKLIGSPPGYIGYEESGQLTEAIRHKPYSVILLDEIEKANLDIFNILLQVLDDGRLTDNKGRTVNFTNTIIIMTSNIGSDIIQKYLDEKTTFNKIENTKKILIDLLKNKVRPEFINRIDEIILFKPLSRKEIKDIVRLQMKKFGKLLSNRNIQIKATNEVIDFLSKKGYDPHFGARPLKRVIQHEILNNLSKEILQGKIHDNNHILVDFFKEKGIVFRKTESIDIK; this comes from the coding sequence ATGAATTTCAATAAATTAACTATAAAAACTAAAGAAATAATACAAGAAGCACAAAATATTGCTATTAATAACAATCAAACATTAATAGAAAATTCTCATATTTTAAAAGCAATTCTATATAAGAAAGAAAATATTATTTCTTTTTTTTTGAAAAGATTAAATATTGACCGTCAAATAGTTATTAATGCAATAGACAGATTAATATCTTGTTATCCTAGAGTTATTAGTGGTAAAATTCAATCTCAACAACATTTAAGTCATCAAGTAATAAAAATGTTAAATATAGCGAAAAATTATGCAAAAAAGATAAGAGACGAATTTATTTCTATTGAACATATTTTTTATGGTATTTTTATGACGGATGATCAAATTTCTCAATTATTAAAATATCAAGGAATTACAGAAAATAAAATAAAAAATTTGATCGAAGATATTAGAAAAAAAAATGGAAATATTATTTTACAAACAGAGGAAAATAATGTATACAATTCTTTAGAAAAATATGCAAAAAATCTTAATGAATGGGCTTTAAATGGAAAATTGGATCCTGTTATTGGACGTGATGAAGAAATACGTAGAGTTTTACAAATTTTATCTAGAAGAACAAAAAATAATCCTATTCTTATTGGAGAAGCGGGTGTAGGAAAAACTGCGATTGCTGAAGGTTTAGCTCATAGAATTATTAATCGTGATATTCCGGATAATTTAAAAAAGAAAAAAATTTTTTCTTTAGATATGGCATCTCTTATTGCTGGAGCTAAATATAAAGGAGAATTTGAAGAACGTCTAAAATCTGTAGTAAAAGAAGTCTCTTCTTCTGATGGAGAAATAATATTATTTATTGATGAAATACATACATTGGTAGGAGCTGGTAGAGTCGAAGGATCTATGGATGCCGCAAATATTTTGAAACCAGCATTGGCAAGAGGAGAACTTCGTGCTATAGGAGCTACAACATTAAATGAGTATCAAAAATATTTTAGAGTAGATAAAGCATTAGAAAGAAGATTTCAACAAGTTTATGTTGATGAACCTTCTATATGCGATGCTATATCTATATTACGTGGAATAAAAGAAAAATATGAAAGTTATCATAAAGTTAGAATAAAAGATGAATCCATTATTGCTTCGGTAGAATTATCTAATCGTTATATTAACGAACGATTTTTACCTGATAAAGCAATTGATCTTATAGATGAAGCAGCCTCAAAACTTAGAATAGAAATAGATTCCGAACCAGAAGAATTAGATGTATTGCATAGAAAAATTATGCAAAAAGAAATACAAATAGAAGCTATAAAGAGAGAAAACGATGAAAAAAAATTGATTTTATTAAAAGAAGAATTATCTAAACTAAATGAAGAAAGAAATTTATTACAATTACAATGGAAAAAAGAAAAAGATTTAGTAGATGGTATACAAAAATCTAAAGAAAAAATAGAAAATTTTAAGTTTGAAGCGGAACAAGCAGAAAGATCAGGAAATTATGGAAAAGTAGCAGAATTAAGATATGGAAAAATTAAAGAAGAAGAGAATAAAGTTAAATTTTATGAAATAGAATTAAAAAAACAGGAAAATGAAGGAAAAAAAATGATTCAAGAAGAAGTATCAAAAGAAGATATAGCTCTTGTTATATCCAAGTGGACAGGAATTCCAATTACTAAAATGTTGCAAAGTGAAAGAGAAAAATTATTATTTTTAGAAAAGGAATTACACAAGAGGATTATAGGTCAAAATGAAGCAATAGAATCTGTATCAAACGCAATTAGACGTTCTAGAACAGGACTTCAAGATGAAAAAAAACCTATAGGATCTTTTCTTTTTATGGGGAGTACAGGAGTTGGAAAAACAGAATTAGCAAAAACATTAGCTGAATATTTATTTGACGATGAAAATCATATAGTACGTATAGATATGAGTGAATTTCAAGAACGCCATTCTATTAGTAAACTTATAGGTTCTCCTCCTGGATATATCGGATATGAAGAAAGCGGACAATTGACAGAAGCAATCCGTCATAAACCTTATTCTGTTATTTTATTAGACGAAATAGAAAAAGCTAATTTGGATATATTTAATATACTTTTACAAGTATTAGATGATGGAAGATTAACTGATAATAAAGGTCGTACAGTTAATTTTACTAATACAATTATAATAATGACTTCAAATATAGGTTCAGACATTATTCAAAAATATTTAGATGAAAAAACCACATTTAATAAAATCGAAAACACAAAAAAAATTTTAATTGATTTATTAAAAAATAAAGTAAGACCTGAATTTATTAATAGAATTGATGAGATTATTTTGTTTAAACCTTTATCTAGAAAAGAAATTAAAGATATTGTAAGATTACAAATGAAAAAATTTGGAAAATTATTATCGAATAGAAATATTCAAATAAAGGCAACTAATGAAGTTATAGATTTTTTGTCAAAAAAGGGTTATGATCCTCATTTTGGAGCAAGACCTTTAAAAAGGGTTATACAACATGAGATATTAAATAATCTTTCTAAAGAAATATTACAGGGAAAAATCCATGATAATAATCATATTTTAGTTGATTTTTTTAAAGAAAAAGGAATTGTATTTAGAAAAACAGAATCCATAGATATAAAATAA
- the prfB gene encoding peptide chain release factor 2 — protein sequence MIKKEEIQSISDRIHKLKEILDIENIKKFIEKEQEKISNPNFWKKIRNAQGYTKRLHAMKTCMNNFYQLKNALEELEILFSLSKEEDLEKELQIQLGKTKKLLYNMELKNLFSDKEDILHAVLQISSGAGGTESCEWTSMLMRMYIIWSEKKDFSVKNIHHIPGDIAGLKTVTLEISGMYAFGYLKGENGVHRLIRISPFDNNSKRHTSFSSVYVYPLVDKNTNIYIKDSDLQWDTFRSGGSGGQNVNKVETGVRLRHNPTGIIIENTETRSQIQNRKKALQLLKSRLFEIEIKKKNEKKNQIESDKKKIEWGSQIRNYIMHPYKLVKDLRTGHETSNIHSVMNGEIDIFLKKFLIYNKKGKIY from the coding sequence ATGATAAAAAAAGAAGAAATACAATCAATTTCAGATAGAATTCACAAACTAAAAGAAATTCTTGACATAGAAAATATAAAAAAGTTTATAGAAAAGGAACAAGAAAAAATTTCAAATCCTAATTTTTGGAAAAAAATAAGAAACGCTCAAGGTTATACAAAACGCTTACATGCCATGAAAACATGTATGAATAATTTTTATCAATTAAAAAACGCTTTAGAAGAATTAGAAATTTTATTTTCACTTTCTAAAGAAGAAGACCTTGAAAAGGAACTTCAAATTCAATTAGGTAAAACTAAAAAATTACTCTATAACATGGAATTAAAGAATTTATTTTCGGATAAAGAAGATATTCTTCATGCTGTTTTACAAATCTCTTCTGGAGCAGGAGGAACGGAAAGTTGTGAATGGACTTCTATGTTAATGAGAATGTATATCATATGGTCTGAAAAGAAAGATTTTTCTGTTAAAAATATTCATCATATTCCTGGAGATATAGCAGGATTAAAAACCGTTACTTTAGAGATTAGTGGAATGTATGCTTTTGGATATCTAAAAGGAGAAAATGGTGTTCATCGATTAATACGTATCTCCCCATTTGATAACAATTCAAAACGTCATACCTCATTTTCTTCTGTTTATGTTTATCCTCTGGTAGACAAAAATACAAATATTTATATAAAAGACTCCGATCTACAATGGGATACTTTTCGTTCTGGTGGATCTGGAGGACAAAATGTCAATAAAGTAGAAACAGGAGTTAGATTACGTCATAATCCCACCGGTATAATTATTGAGAATACAGAAACTCGTTCGCAAATACAAAACAGAAAAAAAGCCTTACAACTTCTAAAATCTAGATTATTTGAAATAGAAATCAAAAAAAAAAACGAAAAAAAAAATCAAATAGAATCTGATAAAAAAAAAATAGAATGGGGATCTCAAATACGAAATTATATCATGCATCCTTATAAACTAGTAAAAGACTTACGTACAGGTCATGAGACATCCAACATTCACTCTGTAATGAATGGAGAAATAGATATTTTTTTAAAAAAATTTTTAATTTACAATAAAAAAGGAAAAATTTATTAA
- a CDS encoding type III PLP-dependent enzyme domain-containing protein gives MKIRYYDLIDQTFDFPTEEFRIKNNFLEFHGIPLMDIIQKYGTPLKFTYLPKISQNIQKAKKWFEKAIFSNQYNNKYTYCYCTKSSHFSFVLEEALKNNISIETSYAYDIEIVKNLYQKGKMNKNVEVICNGFKTHNYIENISELINNGFSNTIPILDNYDELEKLNFFIHYPFKLGIRIASEEEPKFEFYTSRLGIGYKDIIVFYLNKIKNNPKFELKMLHFFINTGIKDTAYYWNELFKCLHIYAKLKNLAPELDILNIGGGFPIKTSMSFKYNYEYMTNEIVYQIKKFCQEENISEPHIYTEFGAYTVGESGGIIYKILSQKKQNDREKWNMIDSSFMTTLPDTWAISRRFIMMAINRWNDSYERVFLGGLTCDSDDYYNSEQHMNAIYLPCFREEAPLYIGFFNTGAYQDTISGYGGVHHCLIPQPIHILIDYNDRKKLIYRIFRHSQRPKEILKILGY, from the coding sequence ATGAAAATTCGTTATTATGATCTGATAGATCAAACTTTTGATTTCCCTACGGAAGAATTTAGAATTAAAAATAATTTTTTAGAATTTCATGGAATTCCATTAATGGATATTATACAAAAATATGGAACTCCGTTAAAATTTACTTATTTACCAAAAATATCTCAAAATATACAGAAAGCTAAAAAATGGTTTGAAAAAGCCATTTTTTCAAATCAATATAATAATAAATATACTTATTGTTATTGTACTAAAAGTTCTCATTTTTCTTTTGTATTGGAAGAAGCATTAAAAAATAATATTAGTATAGAAACTTCATATGCATATGATATAGAAATTGTTAAAAATCTTTATCAAAAAGGAAAAATGAATAAAAATGTTGAAGTGATTTGTAACGGATTCAAAACTCATAATTACATAGAAAATATATCAGAATTAATTAATAACGGTTTTTCTAATACCATTCCTATATTAGATAATTACGATGAACTAGAAAAATTGAATTTTTTTATACATTATCCTTTTAAATTAGGAATACGAATAGCATCTGAAGAAGAACCTAAATTTGAATTTTATACTTCTCGTTTAGGGATAGGATATAAGGATATTATTGTTTTTTACTTAAATAAAATAAAAAATAATCCAAAATTTGAACTCAAAATGCTTCATTTCTTTATTAACACTGGAATAAAAGACACCGCTTATTATTGGAACGAACTTTTTAAATGTTTACATATTTATGCTAAATTAAAAAATTTAGCACCTGAATTGGATATTTTAAATATAGGCGGAGGTTTTCCTATTAAAACATCTATGTCTTTTAAATACAATTATGAATATATGACAAATGAAATCGTTTATCAAATAAAAAAATTTTGTCAAGAAGAAAACATATCAGAACCTCATATATACACAGAATTTGGTGCTTACACAGTAGGAGAAAGTGGAGGCATTATTTATAAAATACTTAGTCAAAAAAAGCAAAATGATAGAGAAAAATGGAATATGATAGACAGTTCTTTTATGACTACACTTCCTGATACATGGGCAATTAGTCGTAGATTTATTATGATGGCAATTAATCGTTGGAACGATTCTTATGAAAGAGTTTTTTTAGGAGGTTTAACATGTGATAGTGACGACTACTACAATTCTGAGCAACATATGAATGCTATTTATCTTCCTTGTTTTCGTGAAGAAGCTCCACTTTACATTGGTTTTTTTAATACAGGAGCATACCAAGATACAATAAGCGGATATGGAGGAGTTCACCACTGTTTAATACCGCAACCTATTCATATTTTAATAGATTATAATGATCGAAAAAAATTAATATATAGAATATTTAGACATTCTCAGAGACCTAAAGAAATATTAAAAATATTGGGTTATTAA
- the speB gene encoding agmatinase: protein MKNPTFAGIPEKYAILEKSKTILILVPYDHTVTWKIGSKNGPEAFLSASRHMELYDIETDSEVYKRGIFIVPSIVNSSISSEKMIKKVYETAKKYLSKDKFVTFIGGEHSISIGGIQAFGEKYTNMSILHMDAHTDLRPIYKGSPYNHACSMYEASKKYPLIQVGIRSMDITEKKYIQNGNIFYYHEIYQNEFWMEEAIQKLSKNVFISIDIDVFDPSIAPSTGTPEPGGLSWYKTLKFLKMVFNKKRVVGFDIVELLPNEEESSTDFLVVKLYYKLLSYKYELKI from the coding sequence ATGAAAAATCCAACTTTTGCAGGAATACCTGAAAAATACGCAATACTCGAAAAATCTAAAACTATACTTATTTTAGTTCCATATGATCATACAGTTACATGGAAAATAGGATCTAAAAATGGACCTGAAGCTTTTCTTTCAGCGTCCAGACATATGGAATTATATGATATAGAAACTGATTCGGAGGTATATAAAAGAGGTATTTTTATAGTTCCTTCTATTGTAAATTCTTCCATTTCTTCTGAAAAAATGATTAAAAAAGTTTACGAAACTGCAAAAAAATATCTATCAAAAGATAAGTTTGTAACTTTCATAGGAGGTGAACATTCTATATCCATAGGAGGAATTCAAGCTTTTGGAGAAAAATATACAAATATGAGTATCCTTCATATGGATGCGCATACAGATTTACGACCTATTTATAAGGGGTCTCCTTATAATCATGCTTGCTCTATGTATGAAGCTTCTAAAAAATACCCTCTAATACAAGTAGGAATTAGAAGTATGGATATTACAGAAAAAAAATACATACAAAATGGAAACATTTTTTATTATCATGAAATTTATCAAAATGAATTTTGGATGGAAGAAGCTATTCAAAAATTATCAAAAAATGTATTTATAAGCATAGACATAGATGTTTTTGATCCAAGTATAGCTCCTTCCACAGGAACTCCTGAACCAGGAGGTTTATCTTGGTATAAAACACTAAAATTCTTAAAAATGGTTTTTAACAAAAAAAGAGTTGTAGGATTTGATATTGTTGAACTTTTACCAAATGAAGAAGAATCTTCTACAGATTTTCTAGTTGTCAAACTTTATTATAAACTATTGTCGTATAAATACGAATTAAAAATATGA
- the cmk gene encoding (d)CMP kinase: MNKKISIAIDGFSSSGKSSLAKKLSKKLGYSYIDTGAMYRSITLLAIRNKVFNSDLWNIQNFLPILKNINLQFKWNEITNQTEIFLNEENIQSEIRSVEVSDKVSFLARIPEIREKLMIIQKKFVNQKGIIMEGRDIGYKILPKSELKIFMRGSIDVRSYRRYQDYQKQGKKISYENVKKNLLYRDNMDLSRKISPLKQSINSVEIDNTYENIEKQINFILKFYNKIMYETLKW; the protein is encoded by the coding sequence ATGAATAAAAAAATATCTATAGCTATAGATGGATTTTCTTCTTCTGGAAAGAGTAGTTTAGCTAAAAAACTTTCTAAAAAGTTAGGATATTCTTATATAGATACAGGAGCCATGTATAGATCTATTACTTTATTAGCTATTAGAAATAAAGTTTTTAATAGTGATTTATGGAATATTCAAAATTTTCTTCCTATATTAAAAAACATAAATCTTCAATTTAAATGGAATGAAATAACTAATCAAACAGAAATCTTTTTAAATGAAGAAAATATTCAATCTGAAATACGATCTGTAGAAGTATCGGATAAAGTAAGTTTTTTAGCTAGAATTCCAGAAATTCGTGAAAAATTAATGATTATACAAAAAAAATTTGTAAATCAAAAAGGAATTATAATGGAAGGAAGAGATATAGGATATAAAATTTTACCAAAATCAGAATTAAAAATTTTTATGAGAGGATCAATAGACGTTCGATCTTACAGAAGATATCAAGATTATCAAAAACAAGGAAAAAAAATATCCTATGAAAATGTAAAAAAAAACTTACTTTATAGAGACAATATGGATCTTTCTAGAAAAATTTCTCCACTTAAACAATCAATAAATTCTGTAGAAATAGACAATACTTATGAAAATATTGAAAAACAAATTAATTTCATATTAAAATTTTATAATAAAATCATGTATGAAACTCTTAAATGGTAA
- the fabG gene encoding 3-oxoacyl-[acyl-carrier-protein] reductase produces MKLLNGKLAIITGGSGDIGRSIVKTFVQHGAYVIFTFFSSKKKAKQLSEELGGNAESYKINLQNLDDSKIFIQRIVDKHGRIDILVNNAGIIKDNLLFKMNENDWDTVIKTNLYSIFNMTKHVIHPMMKMKKGSIINMSSIIGKIGNYGQSNYAASKAGIVGFTKSIAKELGKRNIRCNVISPGYIDTRMNSLLHYKIKEKWIEDIPLKRPGIPQDVANCCLFLASDLSNYITGSVLNVNGGLI; encoded by the coding sequence ATGAAACTCTTAAATGGTAAATTAGCAATAATAACAGGAGGTTCTGGTGATATAGGAAGATCAATAGTTAAAACATTTGTACAACATGGAGCATATGTCATATTTACTTTTTTTTCATCTAAAAAAAAAGCTAAACAATTAAGTGAAGAATTAGGAGGTAATGCAGAATCATATAAAATAAATCTACAGAATTTAGATGATTCTAAAATATTTATTCAAAGGATTGTAGATAAACATGGTCGTATTGATATACTAGTGAATAATGCCGGAATCATAAAAGATAATTTACTATTTAAAATGAATGAAAATGATTGGGATACGGTTATTAAAACTAATTTATATTCTATTTTTAATATGACTAAACATGTTATTCATCCTATGATGAAGATGAAAAAAGGAAGTATTATTAATATGAGTTCTATCATAGGAAAAATAGGAAACTATGGACAATCAAATTATGCTGCATCGAAAGCTGGTATTGTAGGATTCACTAAATCAATAGCTAAAGAATTAGGAAAAAGAAATATTCGTTGTAATGTTATTTCTCCTGGATATATAGATACTAGAATGAATTCTCTTCTTCACTATAAGATAAAAGAAAAATGGATCGAAGATATTCCTTTAAAAAGACCAGGAATTCCTCAAGATGTAGCAAATTGTTGTTTATTTCTTGCTTCTGATTTATCTAATTATATTACTGGTTCTGTTTTAAATGTTAATGGTGGATTAATTTGA
- the menD gene encoding 2-succinyl-5-enolpyruvyl-6-hydroxy-3-cyclohexene-1-carboxylic-acid synthase → MYSKKKIVQSLGEIMRAKSIYHVVISPGSRNAPIIIHFTQNVSFKTYSIVDERCAGFFALGIAQKIKRPVVLSSTSGSATVNYYPAVTEAFYQNIPLIFITADRPKEIIDVGEGQTIHQEKIFQNHVEISIQLTEDESNLGLWYNNRLINESINRCIEKKKPIHINIPFSEPLYETTNYLNVQPKIIHTIKNHLEKPKYYKKEKFIWNKSKKKMILLGLYKEDKKLENILKKISTDPTVVIFTETTSHISGKLFFSCIDQLIFNMSDTEWNSLKPNILLTIGENIISKKIKFLLRKNPPLYHWHIGDSFEKYPDTYYRLTTYWKIKPEIFFQKFYNKKNLYLSNYRYKWENVRKKRRKKNNFFLRKEKSFSDLKVLFSIFKSIPNNSILQLGNSTIIRYYQLFDQKKYSIQSYCNRGTSGIEGSVSTAIGYSVNSQKRVTLIIGDISFYYDSNALWNNYIPNHFRIILINNGGGNIFRFLLENKIPKNILNFFETKHFFTAKKICEMHNWNYNIVSNHFSLKRSLNFFWNKTKKPSLLEINTKKSNNSKIFKKYLSYIS, encoded by the coding sequence ATGTATTCTAAAAAAAAAATTGTCCAATCTCTAGGAGAAATTATGAGAGCTAAATCTATTTATCATGTAGTTATTTCTCCAGGTTCTAGAAATGCTCCAATTATCATTCATTTTACCCAAAACGTATCTTTCAAAACTTATAGTATTGTAGACGAACGTTGTGCTGGTTTTTTTGCTTTAGGAATAGCACAAAAAATAAAAAGACCAGTAGTTCTTAGTTCCACTTCTGGATCTGCTACAGTTAACTATTATCCTGCAGTGACAGAAGCTTTTTATCAAAATATTCCACTTATTTTTATAACAGCAGATCGTCCAAAAGAAATTATAGATGTTGGTGAAGGACAAACTATTCATCAAGAGAAAATTTTTCAAAATCATGTAGAAATATCTATTCAATTAACAGAAGATGAATCAAATTTAGGATTATGGTATAATAATAGGTTGATTAATGAATCAATTAATAGATGTATAGAGAAAAAAAAACCTATTCATATTAATATTCCATTTTCAGAGCCTCTTTATGAAACAACAAATTATTTAAATGTACAACCTAAAATTATCCATACTATAAAAAATCATTTAGAAAAACCTAAATATTATAAAAAAGAAAAATTCATATGGAATAAATCTAAAAAAAAGATGATTTTATTAGGTTTATATAAAGAAGACAAAAAATTGGAAAATATTTTAAAAAAAATTAGCACAGATCCTACTGTAGTGATATTTACTGAAACAACATCCCATATATCAGGAAAATTGTTTTTTTCATGCATAGATCAACTTATTTTCAATATGAGTGATACAGAATGGAATTCATTAAAACCTAATATATTATTAACTATTGGTGAAAATATTATTTCCAAAAAAATAAAATTTCTTTTACGAAAAAATCCTCCTTTATATCACTGGCATATTGGTGATTCTTTCGAAAAATATCCAGATACTTATTATAGATTGACTACTTATTGGAAAATAAAACCGGAAATATTTTTCCAAAAATTTTATAACAAAAAAAATTTATATTTATCAAATTATAGATATAAATGGGAAAATGTAAGAAAAAAAAGAAGAAAAAAAAACAATTTTTTTTTAAGAAAAGAAAAAAGTTTTTCAGATCTTAAAGTTCTATTTTCAATCTTCAAATCCATTCCTAATAATTCTATTTTACAGTTAGGTAATAGTACAATTATACGATATTATCAACTTTTTGATCAAAAAAAATATTCAATACAATCTTATTGCAATAGAGGTACTTCAGGAATAGAGGGAAGTGTTTCTACAGCTATTGGTTATTCCGTTAATAGTCAAAAAAGAGTAACTTTAATTATTGGAGATATAAGTTTTTATTACGATAGTAATGCTTTATGGAATAATTATATTCCAAATCATTTTAGAATTATACTAATAAATAATGGAGGAGGAAATATTTTTAGATTTCTTTTAGAAAATAAAATTCCTAAAAATATTCTCAATTTTTTCGAAACAAAACATTTTTTTACTGCAAAAAAAATATGTGAAATGCATAATTGGAATTATAATATAGTATCCAACCACTTTTCTTTAAAAAGGAGTTTGAATTTTTTTTGGAATAAAACTAAAAAACCTTCCCTTTTAGAAATTAATACTAAAAAATCTAATAACTCAAAAATATTCAAAAAATATTTATCCTATATTTCTTGA
- a CDS encoding SanA/YdcF family protein, translating to MCYFSVSLWSIKKNYDNVQNIPYNTFGVVLGTSKYLYGGGINAYFKYRIDAAYFLFHRKKISYIIVSGDNREKNYNEPRMMKKELINKGIPSSFIYEDFSGICTLLSVLRVGKIFHQKKFTIISQKFHNERAVFIGNCLGLDVIGFNAKSLSFDYKIQFREILARIKAIWDIFIYLLSRNIG from the coding sequence ATGTGTTATTTTAGTGTGAGTTTATGGTCTATAAAAAAGAACTATGATAATGTTCAAAATATTCCATATAATACATTTGGCGTAGTTTTGGGGACTTCTAAATATTTATATGGAGGAGGAATAAATGCTTATTTTAAGTATAGAATAGATGCAGCTTATTTTCTTTTTCATCGTAAGAAAATAAGTTATATTATTGTTAGTGGAGATAATAGAGAAAAGAATTATAACGAACCTAGAATGATGAAGAAGGAATTAATAAATAAAGGAATTCCATCCTCTTTTATATACGAGGATTTTTCTGGAATTTGTACTTTACTTTCTGTATTAAGAGTTGGTAAAATTTTTCATCAAAAAAAATTTACTATTATTTCTCAAAAATTTCATAATGAAAGAGCTGTTTTTATTGGAAATTGTTTAGGATTAGATGTGATAGGTTTTAATGCAAAAAGTTTATCCTTTGATTACAAAATACAATTTAGAGAAATTCTAGCAAGAATTAAAGCTATATGGGATATTTTTATTTATTTATTGTCAAGAAATATAGGATAA